The Diorhabda sublineata isolate icDioSubl1.1 chromosome 6, icDioSubl1.1, whole genome shotgun sequence genome includes a window with the following:
- the LOC130445831 gene encoding tigger transposable element-derived protein 4-like codes for MSSVKRKCFTIEEKSAILHRLEAGESNATLAKEFGVSHSTISTIKKNKYKIEPLFNANVLKCKRVRTSTHEQLEKALLQWFKLQRDRGIPLNGPLLQEKANFFARQLDMQNFICSMSWINRFKVRHNIVSGNIVGESLSVQQSDVHDWLEKVWPTLRAQFSDDEIFNADETGLLYKLTPDKTLKFEGEKCTGGKLSKERITVMVAANMSGIAKKNFSFSINPKFLEKEVEQWSNDDEYERGKKIATKIKVTNDTAERGMKLMKDYNGKLSANEDQKYTLQVVSNYRT; via the exons ATGAGTTCTGTAAAGAGAAAGTGTTTTACAATTGAAGAAAAGAGTGCAATATTACACAGATTAGAAGCTGGTGAATCAAACGCGACCCTCGCAAAGGAATTTGGCGTATCTCATTCTACAATATCAACAATAAAGAAGAATAAATACAAGATCGAGCCGTTATTTAATGCCAATGTTTTGAAATGCAAACGTGTAAGAACTTCTACTCATGAGCAGTTGGAAAAGGCATTGTTACAGTGGTTTAAGCTTCAGCGCGACCGGGGAATACCTCTTAATGGACCTCTGCTACAAGagaaagcaaatttttttgcTAGACAGTTGGACATGCAAAATTTCATATGTTCCATGAGTTGGATAAACCGTTTTAAAGTAAGACACAACATCGTCAGTGGAAATATTGTTGGCGAGTCTTTGTCAGTACAACAGAGTGATGTACACGATTGGTTAGAAAAAGTTTGGCCTACTCTACGTGCTCAATTTAgtgatgatgaaatttttaatgcagATGAGACCGGGTTGTTATATAAATTAACCCCAGACAAGACGTTGAAATTTGAAGGTGAAAAATGTACAGgaggaaaattatcaaaggagcGAATAACAGTGATGGTGGCAGCCAACATGAGTGGCATAGCTAAAAAAAACTTCTC gtTTAGTATTAACCCGAAATTCTTAGAAAAAGAAGTGGAACAGTGGAGTAATGACGATGAGTATGAAAGAGGGAAGAAGATTGCGACAAAAATCAAAGTCACTAATGACACAGCAGAGAGAGGCATGAAGCTAATGAAGGATTATAACGGGAAGTTGAGCGCGAATGAGGACCAAAAGTATACGTTACAAGTAGTATCCAATTACCgaacttaa